In one Effusibacillus pohliae DSM 22757 genomic region, the following are encoded:
- the murC gene encoding UDP-N-acetylmuramate--L-alanine ligase: MRIHFTGVKGSGMSSLAQIFKLKGHEVTGSDVTETFFTDKLLEQAGIEVLPFHHENVRQADIVCASAAYSLAHVELQEASRRQIPILTYPMLLGALTKEYETILITGTHGKTTTTGLVGSLLVNAGLDPTIVVGSYIETLKNNARYGAGRQLVVEACEYKRHFLHYEGKVMVVTNIDFDHPDYFQDIQDTFNAFQECAAKLPEDGALIVCGDNLARNLQAPCRVISYGLSEENDVYAVKKGPGQFKVYVHGEHLGDMTTPLLGEHNIQNALAMVAVGLYYNVPFSVMQRTLTGYVGVKRRLELKGQLNQHLVFDDYAHHPTEIRVTLHAVKESYPHANVVSIFQPHTYTRTKKLLSEFAQSFQAADWVVLTDIFASEREKEKLIDISDLVEETKKHHPRVTYVPKAKLIDWLEEMSRVDDDHVFLTMGAGDIYKEGEKVLEKLKMSS; this comes from the coding sequence ATGCGGATTCATTTTACAGGTGTCAAAGGTTCGGGCATGAGTTCACTCGCTCAGATTTTCAAACTAAAAGGCCACGAGGTCACGGGAAGCGACGTGACGGAAACCTTTTTTACCGATAAGCTGCTGGAGCAGGCAGGTATTGAGGTGTTGCCGTTCCACCATGAGAATGTGCGGCAGGCGGACATCGTATGCGCATCCGCCGCATACAGTCTGGCGCACGTGGAATTGCAGGAAGCGAGCAGACGGCAGATTCCGATCCTGACTTATCCGATGCTCCTGGGGGCACTGACAAAGGAATACGAAACGATTCTGATCACCGGAACGCACGGCAAGACGACCACGACCGGACTGGTGGGGTCGCTCCTGGTGAATGCCGGCTTGGATCCGACGATCGTCGTCGGCTCTTATATTGAAACGCTGAAAAACAACGCGCGTTACGGGGCAGGCCGCCAACTGGTCGTGGAAGCCTGCGAATACAAACGGCACTTCCTGCATTACGAGGGCAAGGTGATGGTGGTCACCAACATCGATTTTGACCATCCCGATTACTTCCAGGACATTCAGGACACGTTCAACGCTTTCCAGGAGTGTGCAGCGAAACTGCCGGAGGATGGGGCCCTGATCGTCTGCGGCGACAACCTGGCACGCAACCTGCAGGCGCCTTGCCGCGTCATCTCGTACGGTCTGTCGGAGGAAAACGACGTGTACGCGGTGAAGAAAGGGCCCGGCCAGTTCAAGGTATACGTCCACGGTGAACATCTGGGTGACATGACAACGCCGCTCCTGGGCGAACACAACATTCAAAACGCGTTGGCGATGGTCGCGGTCGGTTTGTATTACAACGTGCCGTTTTCCGTGATGCAGCGGACGCTGACCGGATATGTCGGGGTGAAACGGCGGCTGGAGCTGAAGGGGCAGCTCAACCAGCATCTGGTGTTTGATGACTATGCCCACCATCCGACGGAAATTCGCGTGACGCTGCATGCCGTCAAAGAAAGTTATCCGCACGCGAACGTCGTGTCGATTTTCCAGCCGCACACCTACACCCGCACGAAAAAGCTGCTGAGCGAATTCGCGCAATCGTTCCAGGCGGCCGACTGGGTGGTGCTGACCGACATTTTCGCGTCCGAACGGGAGAAAGAAAAACTGATCGACATCTCCGATCTGGTGGAAGAAACGAAAAAACACCATCCGCGCGTCACGTACGTGCCGAAGGCGAAGCTGATCGACTGGCTGGAAGAGATGAGCCGGGTGGACGATGACCACGTGTTCCTCACGATGGGGGCCGGGGACATCTACAAAGAAGGGGAAAAAGTGCTGGAAAAACTGAAAATGTCTTCCTGA